The Lentzea guizhouensis genome contains a region encoding:
- a CDS encoding ABC transporter ATP-binding protein has translation MSASDGVAARAVDVWKEYGSGDAAVTALAGVSVELERSRFTAIMGPSGSGKSTLMHCLAGLDDVTRGEVWVGDTKVTGLRDKGLTELRRDKVGFIFQQFNLLPTLTAEENITLPLAIGGKKVDQAWFDVVVDTVGLRDRLSHRPTQLSGGQQQRVACARALVSRPDVVFADEPTGNLDSQSGAEVLGFLQRSAREFGQTIVMVTHDPNAASYADRVIFLKDGHIVRELLSPSADEVLETMKHLDSVQVAGSQVVQHSGSSRV, from the coding sequence GTGAGCGCGTCCGATGGAGTCGCGGCGAGAGCCGTCGACGTGTGGAAGGAATACGGGTCCGGCGACGCCGCCGTGACCGCGCTCGCGGGGGTGAGCGTCGAGTTGGAGCGGTCGCGGTTCACCGCGATCATGGGTCCGTCGGGGTCGGGCAAGTCGACGCTGATGCACTGCCTCGCGGGGCTGGACGACGTCACGCGTGGCGAGGTGTGGGTCGGTGACACGAAGGTCACCGGGTTGCGGGACAAGGGGCTCACCGAGCTTCGGCGCGACAAGGTGGGGTTCATCTTCCAGCAGTTCAACCTGCTGCCGACGCTGACGGCGGAGGAGAACATCACGCTGCCGCTCGCGATCGGCGGCAAGAAGGTCGACCAGGCGTGGTTCGACGTCGTCGTGGACACGGTCGGTCTGCGCGACCGGCTGTCGCACCGGCCGACGCAGCTCTCGGGTGGTCAGCAGCAGCGAGTGGCGTGTGCGCGGGCACTGGTGTCCCGGCCGGACGTCGTGTTCGCGGACGAGCCGACCGGCAACCTGGACTCGCAGTCCGGTGCCGAGGTGCTCGGGTTCCTGCAGCGGTCCGCGCGCGAGTTCGGTCAGACGATCGTGATGGTCACGCACGACCCGAACGCCGCGTCGTACGCCGACCGCGTCATCTTCCTCAAGGACGGCCACATCGTCCGCGAGCTGCTGTCGCCGTCGGCCGACGAGGTCCTGGAGACCATGAAGCACCTCGACTCCGTCCAGGTTGCCGGGTCCCAGGTGGTCCAGCACAGCGGCAGCAGCCGTGTTTAA
- a CDS encoding LLM class flavin-dependent oxidoreductase produces the protein MDVYLLILGDHLPNPCTGEEVSQADRLRAMVEQAVVAEEAGFAGVAIGEHHFTRYIVSAPELLLASVAARTSRLRLSTGVTLLAHRDPVLVAEALATLDVLSSGRAELIVARGVDQQTDAAFGVQPGELRARFEEHLRLLLKLLEEPEVSWDGRFRGQLTDVTTTPRPVQKPRPTVWIGSGSAVSADLGAELEMPLMLPSTLRDPSIYREVVQRYRERFPSGRVGVPSHVFVAESDARERWRPHLAEYARFADPWRGDGDIDVDEIMEGAAVCGTPDEVAARLNSLARTLSIDTHLVMVDIGGMPHESVIETIRLFGAEVLPKLV, from the coding sequence GGTGACCACCTGCCCAACCCGTGCACGGGCGAGGAGGTGTCCCAGGCCGACCGGCTGCGGGCGATGGTCGAGCAGGCCGTGGTGGCCGAGGAGGCGGGGTTCGCGGGCGTCGCGATCGGCGAGCACCACTTCACCCGCTACATCGTCTCCGCGCCCGAGCTGCTGCTCGCCTCCGTGGCGGCGCGGACGTCCAGGCTGCGGCTGTCCACCGGCGTCACGCTGCTCGCCCACCGCGACCCGGTGCTGGTGGCGGAGGCGCTCGCCACGCTCGACGTGCTGTCGAGCGGCCGCGCGGAGCTGATCGTGGCACGCGGGGTGGACCAGCAGACCGACGCGGCGTTCGGCGTGCAGCCGGGCGAGCTGCGGGCGAGGTTCGAGGAGCACCTGCGGTTGCTGCTCAAGCTGCTGGAGGAGCCGGAGGTGAGCTGGGACGGGCGGTTCCGCGGCCAGCTGACCGACGTGACGACCACGCCGCGCCCCGTGCAGAAGCCGCGGCCGACGGTGTGGATCGGGTCGGGCTCCGCGGTGTCGGCGGACCTCGGCGCCGAGCTGGAGATGCCGCTGATGCTGCCGTCCACGTTGCGCGACCCGTCGATCTACCGCGAGGTGGTGCAGCGCTACCGCGAACGCTTCCCGTCGGGCCGGGTGGGCGTGCCGAGCCACGTGTTCGTGGCGGAGTCGGACGCGCGCGAACGCTGGCGGCCGCACCTGGCGGAGTACGCGCGGTTCGCGGACCCGTGGCGCGGGGACGGCGACATCGACGTCGACGAGATCATGGAGGGCGCTGCGGTCTGCGGGACGCCGGACGAGGTGGCGGCGCGGCTGAACTCGTTGGCGCGGACGCTGTCCATCGACACGCACCTGGTGATGGTGGACATCGGGGGCATGCCGCACGAGTCGGTCATCGAGACGATCCGGCTGTTCGGCGCCGAGGTGCTGCCGAAACTTGTTTGA
- a CDS encoding ABC transporter permease: MLSRKLRLVLSALAVVLGVMFVSGSFVLTDTLQRSFTDLFSSAFANVDVSVAPKQEKGKEPQPLTPQAIADVKAVPGVASAFGEVQGSARPIGKNGKVITTSGAPRFGTNWTGNGQETIREGKAPAADNEVVVNAYLASTGGFRVGDDIALLTLEPKKTFKVTGIYGYAGGRDSLGGELSVAFTEPVAQQLLLGKKDVFSSVTVTAAQGTSDDALRDAVAAKLGSGYEVKTGAVLAKEQSDQINEGLKFFNYVLLGFAGIALFVGIFIILNTFSIIVAQRTRELALLRSMGASRGQVIGSVVLEALVIGLIASIVGLGAGVGIGALLAKIFSSVGGTNLQLAGIGVPMSAIISSFAVGMVVTVVAAVMPALRASRIAPVAAMREAATPDRPLTKITITGALVAAAGGTALAFGFRQASLPLIFGGILVAFVGVALLTPILSKPMVSLIGRLLSWSMPGLLGRRNSARNPRRTAITAAALMVGISLITGVSVVLTSATKSIEKLASGQLQTDLIISGEGQMDGQPATFQRDVLTKIEQTDGVRSAVGWSQDGVLQGEDQLFAVGVNDVPGLATMFALKPKAGEITALKDDQLALPEEMAAEKGWTVGSKVSLQLAKAAEPQTFTVGFIWVRSQVLQGALVLPESAGRNFRSDQIAQAFVQVKPGTNVADVQKRVEPLLADNPEITVQDRSGFVKQTTSQFDTVLLMIQILLALAILIAVLGVINTLALSVIERTRELGLLRAIGMRRSQVMRMITVESVVISVFGAVLGLAVGVALGVATVQALKDQGIGELGFPWLTMVQYLVVAAFVGVVAAILPAIRAARLNVLDAIAYE, translated from the coding sequence TTGCTGTCGCGCAAGCTCCGGTTGGTGCTGTCCGCGCTCGCGGTGGTGCTGGGCGTGATGTTCGTGTCCGGTTCGTTCGTCCTGACCGACACGCTGCAGAGGTCGTTCACCGACCTGTTCTCGTCGGCGTTCGCCAATGTGGACGTCTCGGTGGCTCCGAAGCAGGAGAAGGGCAAGGAGCCGCAACCCCTGACGCCGCAGGCGATCGCCGACGTGAAGGCGGTGCCGGGCGTGGCGTCGGCCTTCGGTGAGGTGCAGGGCTCCGCCCGGCCGATCGGCAAGAACGGCAAGGTGATCACCACCTCCGGCGCGCCGCGGTTCGGCACCAACTGGACGGGCAACGGCCAGGAGACGATCCGCGAGGGCAAGGCACCCGCCGCGGACAACGAGGTCGTCGTCAACGCCTACCTCGCGTCGACCGGCGGTTTCAGGGTGGGCGACGACATCGCGCTGCTCACCCTGGAGCCGAAGAAGACCTTCAAGGTCACCGGTATCTACGGGTACGCGGGCGGGCGCGACTCGCTCGGCGGTGAGCTGTCGGTGGCGTTCACCGAACCCGTGGCGCAGCAGCTGTTGCTGGGCAAGAAGGACGTGTTCTCGTCGGTCACCGTGACCGCGGCCCAGGGCACGTCCGACGACGCCCTGCGCGACGCCGTCGCGGCGAAGCTAGGTTCCGGCTACGAGGTGAAGACCGGTGCCGTGCTCGCGAAGGAGCAGTCGGACCAGATCAACGAGGGGCTGAAGTTCTTCAACTACGTGCTGCTCGGGTTCGCCGGCATCGCGTTGTTCGTCGGCATCTTCATCATCCTCAACACGTTCTCCATCATCGTCGCCCAGCGCACGCGGGAGCTCGCGCTGCTGCGGTCGATGGGTGCCTCCCGCGGGCAGGTCATCGGCTCGGTGGTGCTGGAGGCGTTGGTGATCGGCCTGATCGCGTCGATCGTCGGCCTCGGGGCAGGGGTCGGCATCGGTGCGCTGCTGGCGAAGATCTTCAGCTCGGTGGGCGGCACCAACCTGCAGCTGGCGGGCATCGGGGTGCCCATGTCGGCGATCATCTCGTCGTTCGCGGTCGGCATGGTCGTCACCGTGGTCGCGGCCGTGATGCCGGCGCTGCGGGCGTCGCGGATCGCGCCGGTCGCGGCGATGCGCGAGGCGGCCACGCCGGACCGGCCGCTCACGAAGATCACGATCACCGGTGCGCTGGTGGCCGCGGCGGGTGGCACGGCGCTGGCGTTCGGGTTCCGGCAGGCGTCGCTGCCGCTGATCTTCGGCGGCATCCTGGTGGCGTTCGTCGGTGTCGCGCTGCTGACCCCGATCCTGTCCAAGCCGATGGTGTCGCTGATCGGCCGGTTGCTGTCGTGGTCGATGCCGGGCCTGCTGGGCCGGCGCAACTCCGCCCGCAACCCGCGCCGCACCGCCATCACGGCGGCGGCGCTGATGGTCGGCATCTCGCTGATCACCGGCGTGAGCGTGGTGCTGACGTCGGCGACCAAGTCGATCGAGAAGCTGGCCTCCGGTCAGCTGCAGACCGACCTGATCATCTCCGGCGAGGGCCAGATGGATGGCCAGCCGGCGACGTTCCAGCGCGACGTGCTGACCAAGATCGAGCAGACCGACGGCGTGCGGTCGGCGGTCGGCTGGTCGCAGGACGGCGTGCTGCAGGGTGAGGACCAGCTGTTCGCGGTCGGCGTCAACGACGTGCCGGGGCTCGCGACGATGTTCGCGTTGAAGCCGAAGGCCGGTGAGATCACCGCGCTGAAGGACGACCAGCTCGCGCTGCCGGAGGAGATGGCGGCCGAGAAGGGCTGGACGGTCGGCAGCAAGGTGTCGCTGCAGCTGGCCAAGGCCGCGGAGCCGCAGACGTTCACGGTCGGCTTCATCTGGGTCAGGTCGCAGGTGCTGCAGGGTGCGCTCGTGCTGCCGGAGTCGGCGGGCCGCAACTTCCGGTCCGACCAGATCGCCCAGGCGTTCGTGCAGGTGAAGCCGGGGACGAACGTGGCCGATGTGCAGAAGCGCGTCGAACCGTTGCTCGCGGACAACCCGGAGATCACCGTGCAGGACCGCAGCGGGTTCGTGAAGCAGACGACCTCGCAGTTCGACACGGTCCTGCTGATGATCCAGATCCTGCTGGCGCTGGCGATCCTGATCGCCGTGCTGGGCGTCATCAACACCCTGGCGCTCTCGGTGATCGAACGGACCCGTGAGCTGGGCCTGCTGCGCGCCATCGGCATGCGGCGCTCGCAGGTGATGCGCATGATCACCGTCGAGTCGGTGGTGATCTCGGTGTTCGGCGCGGTGCTGGGCCTCGCGGTCGGCGTCGCACTGGGCGTGGCGACCGTGCAGGCGCTCAAGGACCAGGGCATCGGGGAGCTCGGCTTCCCGTGGCTGACCATGGTGCAGTACCTGGTGGTGGCCGCGTTCGTGGGCGTGGTCGCGGCGATCCTGCCGGCGATCAGGGCGGCCCGGCTGAACGTGCTGGACGCGATCGCCTACGAGTGA